A single Clavibacter nebraskensis NCPPB 2581 DNA region contains:
- the pta gene encoding phosphate acetyltransferase gives MARSIYITSAEGHSGKSTVALGVLDTLTHQIQRVGVFRPIARSIVERDYVLEALLSHDGVELDYDECVGVTYDDVHADPEAALSRIVERYKAVEAKCDAVVIVGSDYTDVGSPTELSFNARIAANLGAPVLLVLTGRRTDETGGRSPDEMRQIADLAIPELVTAHAGLLGVVVNRADPEQLDAITAAIPAAVPASFQAKAPHVPVWAIPEDAFLVAPTVAELLDAVDGTLVKGDAALLSREALGVVVSAMSMENVLARLTEGAIVVIPGDRSEVLLGVLTAHASETFPTVAGIVLNGGFALSPTIERLVSGLDETLPIISTELGTYETAKRITQTRGRLSPESSRKMDTALAAFEQHVDTSRLLELLDVSRSDVVTPLMFEYGLIERARRAGKRIVLPEGTDDRVLRAAGTILRRGIADVTILGEEIEVRSRAIGLGIDIGRATVLSPFDAVLRERFAEEYVRLRAHKGMVLDIARETVTDVSYFGTMMVQLGLADGMVSGAAHTTAHTIRPGFEIIKTTEGVSVVSSVFLMALADRVLVYGDCAVNPDPTADQLADIAISSAETAAQFGIEPRIAMLSYSTGESGAGADVEKVRQATARVRELRPDLAVEGPIQYDAAADAAVAATKMPDSQVAGRATVFIFPDLNTGNNTYKAVQRSAGAVAIGPVLQGLRKPINDLSRGALVQDIVNTVAITAIQAEGLQAG, from the coding sequence ATGGCTCGGAGCATCTACATCACGTCCGCCGAAGGGCACTCGGGCAAGTCGACGGTCGCGCTGGGCGTGCTCGACACCCTCACCCACCAGATCCAGCGCGTGGGCGTGTTCCGGCCCATCGCGCGCTCCATCGTCGAGCGCGACTACGTGCTCGAGGCGCTGCTCTCCCACGACGGCGTCGAGCTCGACTACGACGAGTGCGTGGGCGTCACCTACGACGACGTGCACGCGGATCCCGAGGCCGCGCTCTCGCGCATCGTCGAGCGGTACAAGGCCGTCGAGGCCAAGTGCGACGCGGTCGTCATCGTCGGCAGCGACTACACCGACGTCGGCAGCCCCACCGAGCTGTCCTTCAACGCGCGCATCGCGGCGAACCTCGGCGCCCCCGTGCTCCTCGTGCTCACGGGCCGCCGCACCGACGAGACCGGCGGCCGCAGCCCCGACGAGATGCGCCAGATCGCCGACCTCGCCATCCCCGAGCTCGTCACCGCGCACGCGGGCCTCCTCGGAGTGGTGGTGAACCGCGCCGATCCCGAGCAGCTCGACGCCATCACGGCCGCGATCCCCGCCGCCGTCCCCGCCTCGTTCCAGGCGAAGGCGCCGCACGTGCCCGTCTGGGCGATCCCGGAGGACGCGTTCCTCGTGGCGCCGACCGTCGCCGAGCTGCTGGACGCGGTCGACGGCACGCTCGTCAAGGGCGACGCGGCGCTCCTCAGCCGCGAGGCGCTCGGGGTCGTCGTCTCCGCCATGTCGATGGAGAACGTGCTCGCGCGCCTCACCGAGGGCGCCATCGTCGTGATCCCCGGCGACCGCAGCGAGGTCCTCCTCGGCGTGCTCACGGCCCACGCCTCCGAGACGTTCCCCACCGTCGCGGGCATCGTGCTCAACGGCGGCTTCGCGCTGTCGCCCACCATCGAGCGGCTCGTCTCCGGGCTCGACGAGACCCTGCCGATCATCTCCACCGAGCTCGGCACCTACGAGACCGCGAAGCGCATCACGCAGACGCGCGGCCGGCTCTCGCCCGAGTCCAGCCGCAAGATGGACACGGCGCTCGCCGCCTTCGAGCAGCACGTCGACACGTCCCGGCTGCTCGAGCTGCTGGACGTCAGCCGGTCCGACGTGGTCACGCCGCTCATGTTCGAGTACGGGCTCATCGAGCGGGCGCGGAGGGCCGGCAAGCGGATCGTGCTGCCCGAGGGCACCGACGACCGCGTGCTGCGCGCCGCGGGCACGATCCTCCGACGCGGCATCGCCGACGTCACGATCCTCGGCGAGGAGATCGAGGTCCGCTCGCGCGCCATCGGCCTCGGCATCGACATCGGCCGCGCGACCGTGCTCAGCCCCTTCGACGCCGTGCTCCGCGAGCGCTTCGCGGAGGAGTACGTCCGCTTGCGCGCCCACAAGGGCATGGTGCTCGACATCGCGCGCGAGACCGTCACCGACGTCTCCTACTTCGGCACGATGATGGTGCAGCTCGGGCTCGCCGATGGCATGGTCTCCGGCGCCGCGCACACGACGGCGCACACCATCCGGCCGGGCTTCGAGATCATCAAGACCACCGAGGGCGTCTCCGTCGTCTCGTCGGTGTTCCTCATGGCGCTCGCCGACCGCGTGCTCGTGTACGGCGACTGCGCCGTGAACCCCGATCCCACGGCCGACCAGCTCGCGGACATCGCCATCTCGTCGGCGGAGACCGCGGCGCAGTTCGGCATCGAGCCGCGCATCGCGATGCTGTCGTACTCGACGGGGGAGTCGGGCGCCGGTGCCGACGTGGAGAAGGTGCGCCAGGCCACCGCACGCGTGCGGGAGCTGCGGCCGGACCTCGCGGTCGAGGGCCCCATCCAGTACGACGCGGCGGCGGACGCGGCCGTCGCGGCCACGAAGATGCCCGACTCGCAGGTCGCCGGCCGCGCGACGGTGTTCATCTTCCCGGACCTCAACACGGGCAACAACACCTACAAGGCCGTGCAGCGCTCGGCCGGCGCGGTCGCCATCGGGCCCGTGCTGCAGGGGCTGCGCAAGCCCATCAACGACCTGTCGCGCGGCGCGCTCGTGCAGGACATCGTCAACACCGTCGCCATCACCGCCATCCAGGCCGAGGGGCTCCAGGCGGGCTGA
- a CDS encoding acetate/propionate family kinase: MPVVLVVNSGSSSFKYQLIEMGSESVLASGLVERIGEPTGSTRHKAGGDSWERELPIADHTAGFQAMLDAFAEHGPSLEEGPPVAVGHRVVHGGDVFVEPTVVTDQVKADIDDLSALAPLHNPGALQGIEAAQQAFPDVPHVAVFDTAFHQTLPAEAYTYAIDRELAAAHRIRRYGFHGTSHKYVSEAAARLLGKPLEETRIIVLHLGNGASAAAVQGGRSIDTSMGLTPLEGLVMGTRSGDIDPAILFHLARHTDLGLDGLETLLNRKSGLLGLTGLGDMRDVQRAAADGDEAAQTALGVYRHRIRHYVGAYAAQLGGVDAVVFTAGVGENNPLVRRRSLVGLEFMGLAIDDDRNELISSEARFVSPEGSPVAVLVIPTDEELEIARQSLAATAD, from the coding sequence GTGCCCGTCGTCCTCGTCGTCAACTCCGGATCGTCGTCGTTCAAGTACCAGCTCATCGAGATGGGCTCGGAGTCCGTGCTCGCGTCCGGCCTCGTGGAGCGCATCGGCGAGCCGACCGGATCCACCCGTCACAAGGCCGGCGGCGACTCGTGGGAGCGCGAGCTGCCCATCGCCGACCACACCGCGGGCTTCCAGGCGATGCTCGACGCGTTCGCGGAGCACGGCCCGTCGCTCGAGGAGGGGCCGCCCGTCGCGGTCGGCCACCGCGTCGTGCACGGCGGGGACGTGTTCGTCGAGCCGACCGTCGTCACCGACCAGGTCAAGGCCGACATCGACGACCTCTCCGCGCTCGCGCCGCTGCACAACCCCGGCGCGCTGCAGGGGATCGAGGCGGCCCAGCAGGCGTTCCCCGACGTCCCGCACGTGGCCGTGTTCGACACCGCGTTCCACCAGACGCTGCCCGCCGAGGCGTACACGTACGCGATCGACCGGGAGCTCGCGGCCGCGCACCGCATCCGCCGCTACGGCTTCCACGGCACGAGCCACAAGTACGTCTCCGAGGCGGCCGCGCGCCTGCTCGGGAAGCCGCTCGAGGAGACGCGGATCATCGTGCTGCACCTCGGCAACGGGGCGTCCGCCGCGGCGGTGCAGGGCGGCCGCTCCATCGACACCTCCATGGGCCTCACGCCGCTCGAGGGCCTCGTGATGGGGACGCGCTCCGGCGACATCGACCCCGCGATCCTCTTCCACCTCGCCCGCCACACCGACCTCGGGCTCGACGGACTCGAGACGCTGCTGAATCGCAAGAGCGGCCTGCTCGGCCTCACTGGCCTCGGCGACATGCGCGACGTGCAGCGCGCCGCGGCCGACGGCGACGAGGCCGCGCAGACCGCGCTCGGGGTGTACCGGCATCGGATCCGCCACTACGTGGGCGCGTACGCGGCGCAGCTCGGCGGGGTGGACGCGGTCGTCTTCACCGCGGGCGTCGGCGAGAACAACCCGCTCGTGCGGCGCCGCTCGCTCGTCGGGCTCGAGTTCATGGGGCTCGCCATCGACGACGACCGCAACGAGCTCATCAGCTCCGAGGCGCGCTTCGTGAGCCCCGAGGGCTCGCCCGTCGCGGTGCTCGTGATCCCCACCGACGAGGAGCTCGAGATCGCCCGGCAGTCGCTTGCGGCGACCGCGGACTGA
- a CDS encoding choice-of-anchor G family protein, protein MPSRRSRLATATAFGLAAAIVAFGGTAPANAAPGDTAEAEGRFLTLTNVPQVIALDGAYASYGPGDTAAQVEDAPLDATVLGGLANAQLAAGVTLGSLLDLDQAAAAGVLQQYAAAGPAGATGAAGAVSDSGAITVGQGGGQQTVIGLGSTIASIGADDALSDLSLRFGAISSTVTSTGTGTPTSDYDIASAEAVLTSPLVAQISSRLTTAVDGIAPGIAADIDVSAATGPLLEEILGENVLTSALRVGTPTVTTTANVDTAAVVQAALAEPLTNEDGTVSIDVSAGTITVDLDRIQALNDRAAGTSVLTSALLSSVVDSAITDVFTDVLPNRLVDALRASTTVNVAVTAPLTTGLLNANAGPLGVDVNLSLDRLLGGTTGTAPTVSLTRTALLPPLNATVDLALLTPLFDDLVTALIGANADTNLLPAVGTALTGVSTGVITALAPAFPVVDRVVRLTVNEQTPDAFVDGDGVDAGSSSVTALRVRLLGNGGPTIDLARSTVRAVPAPAADDVTIASPTPAQVIELPAGETTVVVPVTGTADPDAEVTLTVGGQTVGPQPVGPGNAYTLTPPALPAGTYTATVTQTIDGQAAGSETVTFTIAAAAADITITTPTADQVFLTTAADPTVDVPVEGAADARASVTVTIPGQTAQTELVGADGVYDVTFADLPVGTYTATATQSIDGVVRGTETVTFTVGAPAAGVTITAPENGDLILSAGAVPTADVPVTGAADPRASVTVTIPGQDPQTEHVGDDGIYDVLFADLPVGDYTATATQSIGGVASGTATVTFSVVAPAVAVVIDTPTDGQDITVPAGGTAVDVTVTGSADPRGSVLIAVTGQTPVTQVVGDDGRFEATFPGLTAAGYTVTVTQTVFDAPAGSDTADFTVSIAGVDQVVIETPGDGDFLPLPDGDTTVSVPVTGTADPDAAVTLTVGGTTTAPVDVDDDGDFTLATPALPAGTYTGTVTQTIGGVAVGTDTVTFTVGVPVDIGSPFDFQVFPLDGGATTRDVPISGTADPLGTVTVSILGLDPITTEVDAEGNYSVTFFGLERGSYEAIATQTIGGAPAGDATVEFDVGVTGEEGIDSDAVAAVDVDGDGTDVTDGGVDADAVDADGAADAAGADASDAAGADATDAAGADATDATDAAGADATDAAGTDATDAAGTDATDAAGTDATDAAGTDATDAAGTDATDAAGADATDAAGTDATDAAGADATDPAGTDATDAAGTDVTDAAGTDATDAAGTDAADATDAAGTDAADATDAADATDGSTDGGDAPTRAVVRFTELVRGSGSVQVVDAFGFIPGETLNATVFSTPRPLTPMVADADGRATFMFEIGPDFELGDHRVEVVGVDSGMADEMITRFRVVGSTVPAGQPGTPISGGYGGGILPVTGGDGDGMLLLGGIALLMMLTGAGAGAGAGAGALHRGRSRRA, encoded by the coding sequence ATGCCCAGCCGCAGAAGCAGGCTGGCGACCGCGACGGCCTTCGGGCTCGCCGCGGCGATCGTCGCGTTCGGGGGCACCGCGCCCGCGAACGCCGCACCGGGGGACACGGCGGAGGCCGAGGGACGCTTCCTGACCCTGACGAACGTCCCGCAGGTGATCGCCCTCGACGGCGCATACGCCTCGTACGGCCCGGGTGACACCGCCGCGCAGGTGGAGGACGCGCCGCTGGACGCGACCGTCCTCGGGGGGCTCGCGAACGCGCAGCTCGCCGCCGGTGTCACGCTCGGCTCGCTCCTCGACCTGGACCAGGCGGCAGCGGCCGGCGTGCTGCAGCAGTACGCGGCCGCGGGACCGGCCGGCGCCACGGGCGCGGCGGGAGCCGTGTCGGACAGCGGCGCCATCACGGTCGGCCAGGGCGGCGGGCAGCAGACGGTCATCGGCCTCGGCTCGACCATCGCCTCGATCGGCGCGGACGACGCCCTCTCCGACCTCTCGCTGCGCTTCGGCGCGATCTCCTCCACCGTCACGTCGACGGGCACGGGGACGCCGACCTCGGACTACGACATCGCCTCGGCCGAGGCCGTGCTCACGAGCCCGCTGGTCGCCCAGATCAGCTCGCGGCTCACGACGGCCGTCGACGGCATCGCCCCCGGCATCGCCGCTGACATCGACGTCTCGGCCGCCACGGGCCCGCTCCTCGAGGAGATCCTCGGGGAGAACGTGCTGACCTCGGCCCTCCGGGTCGGGACCCCGACCGTCACGACCACGGCGAACGTGGACACGGCCGCCGTCGTGCAGGCCGCGCTCGCCGAGCCCCTCACGAACGAGGACGGCACGGTCTCGATCGACGTGTCCGCCGGCACCATCACGGTGGACCTCGACCGGATCCAGGCGCTGAACGACCGCGCCGCCGGCACCTCGGTCCTGACCTCGGCGCTCCTCTCGAGCGTCGTCGACTCGGCGATCACGGACGTCTTCACGGACGTGCTGCCGAACCGCCTCGTGGACGCGCTCCGCGCCTCCACCACGGTGAACGTCGCGGTCACCGCGCCGCTCACGACGGGCCTGCTCAACGCGAACGCCGGCCCGCTCGGCGTGGACGTCAACCTGTCGCTCGACCGCCTGCTCGGCGGCACGACCGGCACGGCGCCCACTGTCAGCCTCACCCGCACCGCGCTGCTGCCGCCGCTGAACGCGACGGTGGACCTCGCGCTGCTCACGCCGCTGTTCGACGACCTCGTCACCGCGTTGATCGGCGCGAACGCGGACACCAACCTGCTGCCGGCCGTCGGCACCGCCCTCACCGGCGTCAGCACGGGCGTGATCACCGCCCTCGCCCCGGCCTTCCCGGTCGTCGACCGGGTGGTGCGCCTCACGGTCAACGAGCAGACGCCGGACGCGTTCGTCGACGGGGACGGCGTCGACGCCGGTTCCTCCTCGGTGACCGCCCTCCGCGTGCGGCTGCTCGGGAACGGCGGGCCGACCATCGACCTGGCCCGCTCGACCGTCCGCGCCGTCCCGGCCCCCGCGGCCGACGACGTGACCATCGCGTCGCCGACGCCCGCCCAGGTGATCGAGCTGCCGGCCGGGGAGACGACCGTCGTCGTGCCCGTCACCGGCACCGCCGACCCCGACGCCGAGGTCACGCTGACCGTCGGCGGCCAGACGGTCGGACCGCAGCCGGTCGGACCCGGGAACGCCTACACGCTCACCCCTCCCGCCCTCCCGGCGGGCACCTACACCGCGACCGTCACCCAGACGATCGACGGGCAGGCCGCGGGCTCCGAGACGGTGACCTTCACCATCGCCGCGGCCGCCGCGGACATCACGATCACGACGCCCACCGCGGACCAGGTCTTCCTGACCACCGCGGCGGACCCGACGGTCGACGTGCCCGTGGAGGGCGCGGCGGACGCGCGCGCCTCCGTCACCGTGACGATCCCCGGCCAGACCGCGCAGACCGAGCTGGTCGGCGCGGACGGCGTCTACGACGTGACGTTCGCCGACCTGCCGGTCGGCACCTACACGGCGACCGCCACCCAGTCGATCGACGGCGTGGTCCGCGGGACGGAGACGGTGACCTTCACGGTCGGCGCCCCCGCCGCCGGGGTCACCATCACCGCGCCGGAGAACGGCGACCTGATCCTCAGCGCCGGCGCCGTGCCGACGGCCGACGTCCCCGTGACCGGCGCCGCCGACCCGCGCGCCAGCGTCACGGTGACGATCCCGGGCCAGGACCCGCAGACCGAGCACGTCGGTGACGACGGGATCTACGACGTGCTGTTCGCCGACCTCCCGGTCGGCGACTACACGGCGACCGCGACCCAGTCCATCGGCGGCGTCGCCTCCGGGACGGCGACCGTGACCTTCTCGGTCGTCGCACCCGCCGTCGCCGTGGTCATCGACACCCCGACCGACGGGCAGGACATCACGGTCCCGGCCGGCGGCACCGCGGTGGACGTGACCGTCACCGGCAGCGCGGACCCGCGCGGCTCCGTGCTCATCGCGGTGACGGGCCAGACCCCCGTCACGCAGGTGGTCGGGGACGACGGCCGCTTCGAGGCGACGTTCCCGGGCCTCACGGCCGCCGGGTACACCGTCACGGTGACGCAGACCGTCTTCGACGCCCCCGCGGGCTCGGACACGGCCGACTTCACCGTCTCCATCGCCGGCGTCGACCAGGTCGTCATCGAGACCCCCGGTGACGGCGACTTCCTCCCGCTGCCGGACGGGGACACCACCGTCTCCGTCCCGGTGACGGGCACGGCCGACCCGGACGCCGCCGTGACCCTCACGGTCGGCGGCACGACGACGGCTCCCGTCGACGTGGACGACGATGGCGACTTCACGTTGGCGACGCCCGCCCTGCCCGCGGGCACCTACACGGGCACCGTCACCCAGACGATCGGCGGCGTCGCCGTCGGCACCGACACCGTGACCTTCACGGTCGGCGTGCCGGTGGACATCGGCTCGCCGTTCGACTTCCAGGTCTTCCCGCTCGACGGCGGGGCGACGACCCGGGACGTGCCCATCTCCGGCACGGCCGACCCGCTGGGGACGGTGACGGTCTCGATCCTCGGGCTCGACCCGATCACCACGGAGGTCGACGCAGAGGGCAACTACTCGGTGACGTTCTTCGGCCTGGAGCGCGGATCCTACGAGGCGATCGCGACGCAGACCATCGGCGGCGCTCCCGCCGGTGACGCGACGGTCGAGTTCGACGTCGGCGTGACCGGCGAGGAGGGCATCGACTCCGACGCCGTGGCCGCGGTGGACGTGGACGGCGACGGCACGGACGTCACCGACGGCGGCGTGGACGCGGACGCGGTCGACGCCGACGGCGCCGCGGATGCCGCTGGTGCGGACGCGTCCGACGCCGCTGGCGCAGACGCGACCGACGCCGCTGGTGCGGATGCGACGGACGCGACCGATGCTGCTGGCGCTGACGCGACGGATGCTGCTGGTACGGACGCGACGGATGCTGCCGGTACGGACGCGACGGATGCTGCCGGTACGGACGCGACGGACGCTGCTGGCACGGACGCGACCGACGCTGCTGGCACGGACGCGACGGACGCTGCTGGCGCCGATGCGACGGATGCTGCTGGCACGGATGCGACGGATGCCGCTGGCGCTGACGCGACGGACCCTGCTGGTACGGACGCGACGGATGCTGCTGGCACCGACGTGACGGATGCCGCTGGCACTGACGCGACGGACGCCGCCGGTACCGACGCGGCTGACGCGACGGACGCCGCCGGCACGGACGCGGCCGACGCCACGGACGCCGCCGACGCGACCGACGGATCCACCGACGGGGGCGACGCCCCCACCCGGGCCGTCGTCCGCTTCACGGAGCTCGTCCGCGGGAGCGGGTCGGTGCAGGTGGTCGACGCCTTCGGGTTCATCCCCGGTGAGACGCTCAACGCGACGGTGTTCTCCACGCCGAGGCCGCTGACGCCGATGGTCGCGGATGCCGATGGACGCGCGACCTTCATGTTCGAGATCGGCCCGGACTTCGAGCTCGGGGACCACCGGGTCGAGGTGGTCGGTGTCGACTCGGGCATGGCCGACGAGATGATCACGCGGTTCCGGGTCGTCGGATCCACCGTCCCGGCTGGCCAGCCCGGCACGCCGATCAGCGGCGGCTACGGCGGCGGGATCCTCCCGGTCACAGGCGGCGACGGCGACGGGATGCTGCTGCTCGGCGGCATCGCGCTCCTGATGATGCTGACCGGTGCCGGTGCCGGTGCCGGTGCCGGTGCCGGTGCCCTGCACCGCGGCCGCAGCCGACGGGCGTGA
- a CDS encoding DUF5819 family protein yields MTDTTHDHDVDHQVDDATSSSTPPPTEPASPADPATPRLTLGARIGTALAAVVVAIYVATSILTVVPQGDATRALTAAARPYFSQQWNVFAPSIQKTNRHLQMQAQWRDDSGALVKSEWLDITRAEYAAGEGEIQPARTVKQSANLLKTYTERFRGLTPEQQAIVQDTFIRRADTDSGFAAKTAVSLIDQLSALDEGGRGRVITMLRADYVLKEFTTYWATAWFGRDIERVRWRVATERPNDFAHRSDDQQQFTPSTRTFGWREADDVIDPQALSVYQGIVERYAR; encoded by the coding sequence ATGACCGACACGACCCACGACCACGACGTCGACCACCAGGTCGACGACGCCACGTCGTCGTCGACCCCACCGCCCACCGAACCCGCATCACCCGCGGACCCCGCGACGCCGCGCCTCACGCTCGGCGCCCGCATCGGCACCGCCCTCGCGGCCGTCGTCGTCGCGATCTACGTGGCCACCTCGATCCTCACGGTCGTCCCGCAGGGCGACGCCACCCGCGCCCTCACCGCCGCCGCGCGCCCGTACTTCAGCCAGCAGTGGAACGTGTTCGCCCCGTCGATCCAGAAGACGAACCGCCACCTCCAGATGCAGGCCCAGTGGCGCGACGACTCGGGTGCCCTCGTCAAGAGCGAGTGGCTGGACATCACCCGCGCCGAGTACGCGGCGGGGGAGGGCGAGATCCAGCCCGCGCGCACCGTGAAGCAGAGCGCGAACCTGCTCAAGACCTACACGGAGCGGTTCCGGGGCCTCACCCCCGAGCAGCAGGCGATCGTGCAGGACACCTTCATCCGCCGCGCCGATACCGACTCGGGGTTCGCGGCCAAGACCGCCGTCTCCCTCATCGACCAGCTCTCCGCCCTCGACGAGGGCGGCCGCGGCCGCGTGATCACGATGCTCCGCGCGGACTACGTGCTCAAGGAGTTCACGACCTACTGGGCCACGGCGTGGTTCGGCCGCGACATCGAGCGCGTGCGCTGGCGCGTCGCGACCGAGCGTCCCAACGACTTCGCCCACCGGTCCGACGACCAGCAGCAGTTCACCCCCTCGACGCGCACCTTCGGGTGGCGCGAGGCGGACGACGTGATCGACCCGCAGGCGCTCAGCGTCTACCAGGGGATCGTGGAGAGGTACGCCCGATGA
- a CDS encoding HTTM domain-containing protein: MSARTHETASTPKAVAAGSWAGRSRTVRAVPSARAARVRRLLQDRELLTALRDPRGWPRGVATWMTEREHATFSFAALRITLGAVILLVLVTCFADRHYLWGVGSRFIDPEATRRGWLPIFTGLFSKTDATLFDLAYLVLVVLAALFTLGWRTRIVTPFLLLFWIGLSTNSTLLTNGGDTVLRLTLFFVLFADLSRHLSLDAVRRRREREATEAGTVRRAPALHVEAARTAVDRIPRLVRVLLHNTALVLCAYQIMLVYVNSAILKLQGPEWRDGSATYYSLLIEGYRPWPWLSDLVAQASVGVVLASFVAVAFQGLFPLLVLWRPTRVVALVVITGMHVMIGILLGLWPFSLAMIALDFLFIRDATWREGLALARRVRAEAPGRIRELRARRSSPAAPAEVPAET, translated from the coding sequence ATGAGCGCGAGGACGCACGAGACCGCGTCGACCCCGAAGGCGGTGGCCGCCGGATCGTGGGCGGGACGCAGCCGGACCGTCCGCGCCGTCCCCTCCGCGCGCGCCGCCCGCGTCCGCCGGCTGCTGCAGGACCGCGAGCTGCTCACGGCGCTCCGCGACCCGCGCGGCTGGCCCCGCGGCGTCGCCACCTGGATGACCGAGCGGGAGCACGCCACCTTCAGCTTCGCCGCGCTCCGCATCACCCTCGGCGCCGTGATCCTCCTGGTGCTGGTCACGTGCTTCGCCGACCGCCACTACCTGTGGGGCGTCGGATCCCGGTTCATCGACCCCGAGGCGACCCGCCGCGGTTGGCTCCCGATCTTCACGGGCCTCTTCTCGAAGACCGACGCCACGCTCTTCGACTTGGCGTACCTCGTGCTCGTCGTGCTCGCCGCGCTGTTCACGCTCGGGTGGCGCACGCGCATCGTGACCCCGTTCCTCCTCCTCTTCTGGATCGGCCTGTCGACGAACAGCACGCTCCTCACCAACGGCGGCGACACGGTCCTCCGCCTCACCCTCTTCTTCGTCCTCTTCGCCGACCTGTCCCGGCACCTGTCGCTGGACGCGGTCCGGCGGCGCCGCGAACGCGAGGCGACCGAAGCGGGGACCGTGCGGCGGGCGCCGGCGCTCCACGTCGAGGCGGCGCGGACGGCGGTCGACCGGATCCCGCGGCTCGTGCGCGTGCTCCTGCACAACACCGCGCTGGTGCTCTGCGCGTACCAGATCATGCTCGTGTACGTGAACTCGGCGATCCTCAAGCTGCAGGGGCCGGAGTGGCGCGACGGATCCGCCACCTACTACTCGCTGCTCATCGAGGGGTACCGGCCGTGGCCGTGGCTGAGCGACCTGGTGGCGCAGGCGAGCGTCGGCGTGGTGCTGGCGAGCTTCGTGGCGGTCGCGTTCCAGGGCCTGTTCCCGCTGCTCGTCCTGTGGCGGCCGACCCGAGTCGTCGCGCTCGTGGTCATCACGGGCATGCACGTCATGATCGGGATCCTGCTGGGCCTCTGGCCGTTCTCCCTCGCGATGATCGCGCTCGACTTCCTCTTCATCCGCGACGCGACGTGGCGCGAGGGGCTGGCGCTCGCCCGCCGCGTCCGCGCGGAGGCGCCCGGCCGGATCCGCGAGCTGCGCGCGCGCCGCTCCTCCCCAGCCGCGCCCGCCGAGGTCCCGGCCGAGACCTGA